In the Malania oleifera isolate guangnan ecotype guangnan chromosome 1, ASM2987363v1, whole genome shotgun sequence genome, one interval contains:
- the LOC131159637 gene encoding protein CUP-SHAPED COTYLEDON 2-like produces MDQYSYYGHQHLENSEAHLPPGFRFHPTDEELITYYLIKKVLDSSFTGRAIAEVDLNKCEPWELPEKAKMGEKEWYFFSLRDRKYPTGLRTNRATEAGYWKATGKDREIYSSKTSSLVGMKKTLVFYKGRAPKGEKSNWVMHEYRLEGKFAYHFLSRTSKDEWVISRVFQKSAPGAGGVIVSAAAGAKKTRLPSGINLYPDVNSPSATLPPLLDSSPYAATSSCATDHDGCSYDGDTTGMEHVPCFSSVAAATAAAATNFNAANHPSSGYDLTDPHARFPRNFGVSAFPSLRSLQENLQLPFFFSAMAQPPVQNPVDVGAGCSSAGTSWSVPEEQKAEIGRMGAGPTELDCMWTY; encoded by the exons ATGGATCAGTATAGCTACTACGGGCATCAGCATTTGGAGAACAGCGAAGCCCACCTGCCTCCGGGGTTCCGGTTCCACCCAACCGACGAGGAGCTCATTACATACTACCTCATCAAGAAAGTGCTGGACAGCAGCTTCACTGGAAGAGCCATTGCGGAGGTCGACCTCAACAAGTGCGAGCCATGGGAGCTTCCTG AGAAGGCAAAGATGGGAGAGAAGGAGTGGTACTTCTTCAGCCTGAGGGATCGGAAGTACCCGACAGGGCTGAGAACAAACAGGGCAACAGAAGCCGGGTACTGGAAAGCCACGGGGAAAGACAGGGAGATTTACAGCTCCAAGACGAGTAGTCTGGTGGGGATGAAGAAGACACTGGTGTTCTACAAAGGGAGAGCCCCTAAGGGAGAGAAGAGCAACTGGGTCATGCATGAGTATCGCCTTGAAGGCAAATTTGCTTACCATTTTCTCTCCAGGACCTCCAAG GACGAATGGGTCATCTCTCGTGTGTTTCAGAAGAGCGCCCCCGGCGCAGGCGGCGTCATCGTCTCCGCCGCCGCTGGGGCCAAGAAGACACGACTCCCCTCCGGCATCAACCTCTACCCGGACGTCAACTCCCCCTCCGCTACTCTGCCGCCGCTGCTGGACTCCTCCCCGTACGCAGCCACCTCTTCCTGCGCCACCGATCACGACGGCTGCTCCTACGACGGCGACACCACCGGAATGGAGCACGTGCCCTGCTTCTCCTCCGTCGCTGCCGCCACCGCAGCCGCCGCCACCAATTTTAACGCCGCCAACCATCCTTCCTCCGGCTACGACCTCACCGACCCGCACGCCCGTTTTCCCAGAAACTTCGGCGTTTCGGCTTTCCCAAGCCTGAGGTCCCTTCAGGAGAATCTACAGCTTCCTTTCTTTTTCTCGGCAATGGCGCAGCCGCCGGTGCAGAATCCCGTTGACGTGGGAGCCGGATGCAGCTCCGCCGGAACCAGCTGGTCGGTCCCGGAGGAGCAGAAGGCGGAGATTGGCCGCATGGGTGCGGGACCTACTGAGCTCGACTGCATGTGGACGTACTAG